AATGTTAATGTCTTTAATTTTCATCGCTAAACACCCAGAGGCTTCAGCATACGGTgactaataaatgcaataaataataatagtttgcCCCAGTTTCATAGCTAGCTTGATGAACTGCAGCATTGTAAACTATCTTTCTTGTCCCTCTTGCTTTCCATAATCACATTCCAGTTTGGGGGACATTTGGATAGAAAGAGCTAAGAATGCGGGTCTTATTCCAAGCAGTGATAAAAGTTCCTTGAAAGTCTTAGTACGAGCAGTGATAAGAGTTTCTTGAACACTAGAACAGGAAAGATGCAGGTAACCTGCAGAAAAGGATGAGAACATAAACAGGGCATTAGCTATATAAACAGAAAATTGTTTCTTTAGGCGGAGGATGGGAGAAAGACAACAACAGATGTGTTTGTTACTCTTACTCTGGTTTGCATTTCAATGAAGCTGAAAAGCTCTCAATAGTTTTCCTCAGTGAAAGCAATACAGGtatggctccaggtttgagggccTCTGGGCAAGAGATTTCAGCTCCTGAGAAGAGACTGTTAGGGCCTGTCCCACTCCTCCTGACCCAACTAGCAAAGGGGACCTGTTCCTACTTCTGCAAAAGCATGCCACTTTCACATCAGCACAATCCTCATGTCACCCTTCCTGCTCATCTCCCAAATACCTAGATAGCGGTTGAAATTAGATAATGTATTGTCACAGAAGAGATGAACAGTCACATTCAAGGGAGGAGTCTTCTGTAATGCCACTTTGCATCCTGACAAAGCACCCATACTCCTGTCAAGAGTGGTCCGAGTGTTATGTCCATGCTGAGGTGATCCTTAACCTCCACTGTTCAGGAAACCCACAGAGAAGGCAGATCAGTAGCCCATGTTAGAAGTGCTCACCAAGCCCAGCCTATTCGTCCTGACAGCTAGCAAATGCTCCACTTTCCTTAGTGCTGGTGTCAACCTTGCAGTGTTTTAAGACTCGGCTTTTCTTACTGAAAGTTACATGACTGGTGCTCAATATGATAATAAAATGGAGGCACAAGGCTTAAGGAGGTGACAAAAATGCACTGGCAAAACAAAACTGATGACTAACAAGAAGTTGTCACACTTGCAAGATTTAACGTTAGGAAAAGTTCAAAGTCATACACACATGCACGTTAATGAGAAATAACCTAATTTACTGCAACTGAATGGATCTTAAAGAATCTGTGTTTCAGGTAGCATTATAAATTTCAAGAAAAACTTGTCAGTGGATTAAAAAGGTAAATGGAGAAGTACATCACCGGAGATGCCTGGTATTTCTCCCCTTTCCACAGAGCTGAATTTTGAAACTCAGAGCCAAAGTACTATAGGTAAAAAGCGGTATTAGTCAGCAAAGCCAAGGGTGAAGTGAAAAGACTATATATCTCAGACTAGGAAAAGGtaatgagggagagagagatttacagaatacagtattaaaaaagaGAATGATCAATACTGTCATTCATTCTCACTCATAACAAAAAGGCAGCAACTTCAGGGCGTACTGAATCAGAGTGCTAATGCTGTGTATAAAACATGGGACCTGCTGCTACAGGTTGTTGCTGAAGCAAGACAACTAATTGAAAGCCAAACACGAGATGCAGTTCAGAAAAGAATCAACCTCCTTGTCTTCCTTCCTACTGAACATGGCAGCTACCCAAGACAAGACACTGGAATGGATGAGTAACTGACCATAAATGAGCAAAGAGGAGCAGCAGCTTTATCATTAAGCATTTGCCTGATCACCTAGGGAGAGTAGAAATGTTCCTCCAGGTGATCTGTTGTAGGCCCACCCCAGCTGCCTGAGCTCATTCTGCAGCAGCCACAGTACTTTGCTGTGCTTCTCCCACTAGGAAAATACAGCAGTGCAGATTGTGGCTACTGGGCATGCGGTACCAGATGGAGGGTAGCAATGGAACAACAGCTGGGTTTCCCCGCTAGAGAAACACAGCAGCACACTATGACTTGCTTCTGCATCTCAGAACATGTATAGCTGCCTCAGACTGGGGACAGTCCAGGTTATCTGGCTTCCTCCCCACTTTCTGGCAGGAAGAGAGCTGAAAGAGCAACTGCCACAATCTTGGATTGTGCTTTTACACTGTAGTGCCATAGCTGCTGCCTATCCTGATTCCTACAAGGATTTCTGGCTTTAACAGCAGCTCTGCATTACAAACACAGAGAAATATGTGATATTGCCTGTACCAACAACAGGCAACAGGGAGGGATAAACAGGAATGGGTGCAAACAGATTAACAAGCGAGCAACTGCCCTTTGACTAATTATTTACAAAAGAAAGGACGCAAAAGCAAAAGTACTTCAATTTCTTTGTCAACTTGTGTTCATTTAGCACCCACCCCACCACTTCTTCTATTCTAACTTGATAAGAGATAAGCCTTTACCTCTCTCCAGAGTCTCCAGTTGCTCCTGGATGCTGCATCTCATCACCATCCAAACCAGTAGCTGCAAACTGATAGCTGTGGTCCTCATGCTTTACCCCAGTTGCAGCAGTCCAGTCTGTCTGTATTAGGCCTACTTCCTCAGCCCCATCCAAAGCCTTGGGCCTCAAATCAGACACTTCCATACTTCCAGTGCCAGATCCATAGGCCAAATCCGCTTGCCCCACACCAGGTTCTCTGGTCTCCTCTGGATCCAAAGTTCTTGCATCTGATGAGGCAGACAAGGTTTCCAGGCCCAGGGAAGGGGACCAATAAGGCTGCTTCTCTGCGTGGTTTTTAGATGTATCTGGGCTCCCAACTTTCAAGTCACTGGAGAGGTCCATGCCTCTGAGCCCAAGATCTTGAGTCCACTCAGGCTGCCCCTCTCCAACTCCTCTGGGCTCATCCATAGCCACAGTTATTAAGCCTCCAGCCTCACCGATCAGGCTGCCTGCTGTCTCATCCAAATCCACTGTCACTCTTAGACTCTGTAACTctaatgggccacagctttcagCTAGGTCCTTCCCTATGGCACCTAACTGTTTTTTCTGTTCTGTTGCTGAGAGATCAGTGTCTCTGATCCAGTCCCTTCTGCCACCAGCGAAATCACTACCATGCGTATCAGTTTCACTAAGGCTGTAATCATCAGCCCAGACTGGCTTCCGAGCACAGAACTTCAGATCACCAGCCTCAAATTCAGTGGCGCTTCCCCTATTTGCAACACCTAGTTCTCTTTCCCAGCCTGTTCGGCTATCATCACATTCACTGGCTCCGTCTGGTTTCTCAGCACTAAACTCACCATCTTGACTTTGGGCAAGCCCCATGTCATAGCTGCTGGGCCAGTTAGACTGTTTGACATTCAATTCAGACTCCTGACAGTTGTCATCATCAAACCCATATGTATTAGGCCGCAGTCGCTGTTGGGTGCTAATCTGAGATTCTAGATGGTTTGCAGTATAACCACTGAGCTGCTCCACCTGGTGGGCACTGAACTCTGAAAGCACCTGTCTAGCACTGCTGTCACTAGGCCAGCCTAACTGGCTGGCATTGAATGTGGCATCCTGAGAGCCAACAGTTTTAGCACTGGGATCACTGGGCCCCTCTGAATGCCTGACATCGAGTTCTGTATCCTGATGGCTGTCAGTACCGTATTTGACAGACTCATCTGATAACTTTGTGTCGACCTTTGATTCAAGGCAGCTGGCATTTTCTTCACTGTATTTGTTGAGCCAGTCAGTCCTTTCAGAAACACCAACATCATATGCGCTATTCCAACCCATTTTCTCAGGAGCAAATGTGCTACTCTCTTGATTATTGTCATTACTGCAGAGTCTGGGCCAGCCTGGTTTCCTCATGTAAAGCTCTCTGTCCTGAGACTCAGCAGTGCTGATACTATACGTACTGCTCCAATCTGACTCCTCAATCTTCTGATCAGCACAATTGCTGCCATAGGCAGTGAGCCATTCTTCTTGACCTGGTTCAGAATTGCTCTGCGACGGTGTACCTCTGGTCCAGTCTTGCTGACTGGCACCAAATTCCATATCCTGCCTTTTGGCATCACTAACGCTATACGAGCTCACCCAGTCCTGTGTGCCAGTGCCAAACTCTCGATCCTGTTCCATTTCACCAGGCCAAACAACCTTGCCGACGCCAGCAGCCCAACCCATGCCAAAGGTAGCAGACCGATCAACTTCTACAATGCCAAACTCGCTGCAAAGATCCTTCCGTGACCATCCCAGAAGATCCTAATAAAGAAAAGTAGGGGGAGAAATGAAAGCAATGTTGGGagaggcaggacataaatttagtGGGGACTGGATCCAGTAAAGATGTCCTTGCTCCCAACAGTCCAATATGAGGAACATATTAAAGAGACAGTAATGGAAATTTTAAATTCACCAAACCCTTCCCATTTTCAAAAAATCAGTCTAAATGTAATTCAGTTAACTTGCATAACTTAGAGAagagaaggggcatagctcagtgacagagcatctgccttgcatgctgaaggccccacattcaatccctgacatctacagacagggatgggaaagacccctgtctggaaccctggagagccactgccagtcagtgtagacaatactgagctggatggaccaatgaccttATGTTCCTAATCTTCAAAAATGAGTCAGATTCACTTCTCACTCCAGCTGACCtaagttattttttattatttatttatttatttattagatttctatcccgccttttctcccagtaggagcaagtTGAGTTGCAACAGCTATGCAACTACCATACAAAGATATTGTCAAAAATCAAAAAGCTGTTTCCTAAAAGCATGTTTGAGCTAAAGGTGGGTCCCAGGTCTGAACTAGACGAACTATATGGGCTGGTGGTCTGTTTCAgaacaagacagcttcctatgggcTGTATTCATCTACTATATCCTGTCAATACAAGGACTACTGCAAGTGCAACGGAACTTCGctacctctcctccccccattcaCATTCcgcacccttcccaaatctgctccagagggttgggtgaacccccagaacagatttaaggggtgtCCAGAGGGAGAAGGGGTGaaaattccattgcacaagaagaaatttttgcactgacagaacaagaGACTTAGCACAACGTTAAATTCCTCCCGATGTTCCTAACCTATATTACTAAGAGCTGCTTCCTATATTACAATTTTCCTGTATGGAAAGCTCTTCCAGGTAGGAAGATGCATCAAACCCACCAGTACATCACTAATCCCGCACTTATGTAGTCATCTACTTGTGTGTAGATGTAGCAAATTACACGCATTTAGTATAGAGCCAATTATTTATGTGAACATGTCTTAAGGGTGACTTGATGGCAATTCTTTCCTTGGTCATTCATGCTTGCTTATTTTCCTACACTGAAGTGCTTTCCATGTAAGAAAATCATAGCTTGAGATGTGTCTGTTAAAAATCAAGTAATTAAAGTAATTCAGAAATTTTGTCAAGGACAAGTTGACAGAATATAGGATGATGGAAATAGTACCTTTTTGGTCAGGGAAAGAAAACAGTAGCCACAGGACCATTAGCTGTGCAAAGAAACCCCCACAAAGCAAACCTTTACAGTTCTAATCTACCTGTGTGATTTCTGAGCTTTTAGGAGCATCTCCTTTTATAACCACCTTATGAATGGTTAATTCTTGGTCCCTAAAGCAAACAAGGTATGCACATTAGTTCTTGTATACAACCTGGTAGACTAAGTGATGTACATAGCTACGAAAGCCTACTGAACTAAGGAGCACACCATTCACTCTTAAGTTAAGCATGCTGGAGCTCAAGACACAGCTTCTAAATGGCCAAGGGGGTCAACCAAACAGGCAAGAGTAGCTTCGATGTGCACAGGCAGGCTGGATTTGGGGAGGGAAACTGCTCCTCCCAGGATGACTAGAGGATTACTCCATGTAGCAGCAACTTTTGGTTCAGCCTTCTCTTTTGCACGCTCTGCAGCCATCTAACCTGTTCAGCTACTTTTGTGGCTTTCTTAAAAACCAAGACCCGCCCTTCTCAAAGTCAAGCCCGTCTCTGTTATTCAACTGGGCAGGAATGCACACCCACCTAGCCATGCTTGTGTCCATTTAACGCCTTCCATGCCAGGGCCTAAAAGCACTAGCGTGCAAGCCCTTTTGTGGTCTTTGGCCAGGTTCTCATGCCCACACTAAGTAAAGTTCCTTTACCTCTGATCCTGTGGGTTCTTCCGACTTGGGCGTACTTCTCTTTGTGTCATCAGCGCTGGGTGGAGGAGATGCCAGCAGTTCATCCAGCCAGTGTGAGCCAGAATCGGGATCAGTTCCACTCAGGGGGTCAGCACCCCCCATCTTGCCTTCCTGTGTCAGACCTAAAGCACCATCATCTTCCTGGCAGGAAGCAGCCATCTGCATCTGGGCATCTTCTAAGAATAAGATGCAAGGCTCCGCAGGAGGGGCAGCCTGTTCTACACTTGGCAATGGCTCCATTGCCCGTAAAGCCGCTTCCTCGggggctgggagaaagggcagaaagcCATCGTGCTCCTCTTCACAGCCACCCTCTGCTGCCACAATAGGGCCCTGTAGCTTAGGGCTGATAAGCTTCCTCTGAGCAGAGGGACCTCCAGGTGCCGATACCTCAAGAGTTGAAAGGGACTCCGGCTGGCCCTCAGGCTTCCTCTGGCTCCCTTGAGAGCCCCTGGAATCACTGAGGCAGGGaaaactcccataagcctcagtttcccctcctcccctcctccggcTCTCTGAATCTCTCTTCTCATAAGACCCTTTGGGGCTGAGGCTCATTCTACCCAATTCTGCCTCCAACTGGTCAGTATCATCAGATTCCTTAATGGGAGACCTTGGAGGAGACCCGAGTCTCTTTCCACCAAACTCGAGAGTCCGGGTAGGGAAAGCCCATTCAAAGGACTGTGACAGGCTCCAATTGGACTCTCCCCCTGCAGCCTGCTCTAAGGGAGGACCCCCTACTCTTGGCAAGACAGCCAAGGACCCCCCTAGCTCCTCCCTGACTATTTTTTTACCCCGTGGCTGCAACACTCCCTCTGAGGCACGCCGTAGAAGCACCTGTGAGAGTTGGGGGTCTTTGTCCTCAAGAGGTAACATTGGTGATTGATTCTTGAGGGAATCCTGGTCTCTGGAGAGTAAGGACGTGTCTTGTGTGCGAGAGGGGGAGCCAGGAGGTTTATCAGAAGCAACATAGTACTCAGAAGGAGTGCTTGGAGAGCCAGGGGACTCTGAGACTCCCTGGAGACCACTGCGGGGTTCCAGGCTGAGCTCAGCAAGTGGATGGGTCAAACTGGCAGATGGCCCAGGGAGAAGACAGACCTCAGGGCATTTTTCAGAAAGGCCCTTGAGACCCGAAGGCTGGGAGTGTCCTAGGAAAGTTTTGATGGAACTACTGGGGGATCCTGGGGGGCAGGGATCAGAAAGGGCCATGGGGGAACCTGGAGCCTGGACAAGACCAAGGGAGACCTCAACAGGAGATTCAAGGAGGTCAGTAGGTGCATCAGGAGAGCCTGGTGGAAGCTGAGCTTCAGTGCTTAGAACATCTGCTGGAAAATGTGGGGCACCTGGGGGTTGGGCTGGTTCAGCAACAGCATTAGGGGACCCAGGAGTGACTCCAGAAGAAAGCTTAGTGAGGGGTTGATAGGTCTTGGGGAAAGAGTCCTGGAGAGAGACAAGGGAagaatgggtttttaaaaaacactcctACCTCCTTGGAACCCTCCAGAGCATCCCAAGTCATTCTTGAAGCTGTGCTCTGCTCCCTCTAGCCCCAAAGCTGTTACTTAGAAGAAAGGATGTCTCCCCAACCCTAACCCCTTCTTTCAAATCACCATGAAGAACAAATCCCCTGACTTCTACACCTCAGAGGTTCTTCTCCCCCACCTGGTGCCTTGGAAGTTCTGCTTTCACTGCAAACTCCCCAACATCCTGCAAGACCCTCCCAACAATATTTCCCCCCAGTTATTAAagccagaaggaaatgaaatgcaaagagtggaggaggaaagggaaaagaaaagcTGAAGAAAATCGGTCAATATCCTGCAGTAACACCAAGACTGTGCCCCACCCCAGGCCTTGCCTCCTCTCCATCTAGGCctacaaaaaaggaagaaacaaagcCAAGCTAAGTAGATCACACCCAACAGGCTGATGGCCTTCCTCACCCCCTCCTCCCCCGGGAGAGACAAAGGGAGTTAATGATTACCACCATCCGCCCCTGAACAAGCAGCCAGAGGATGCTGTGCTTTCCCTGCTAGATTATTTGGCCATAGGCCCAGCAGTTGGGATCTGCTTCATACATACCTGATAGGTCACTGAACTGTATGCGTTGAGTCATAGCTGCTCCCTTCCCTCCAGCTAGGGGCCTAGGATTCTACATTAGGTTTCCAAACTTCACCTAGGCTAGGCTCATGCTAGTTAGATAGCCTGTGCTACAGTTTGTTCTTTAAAGAACTGAAGGGACATCAATCTGTTTCTCTGATTTCTTTCTCACCCTTCCCAAAAGCAAGGAAGTATTGGGACAGTCATGCTATAGCAAGTGGCAAGATTATGCTTTGGATGTTTCAATATTGTCCCATACAAGGTAGAAAACATAGACTGCCTTAGAGCTGAAGTCAACATGATAGGTGTCTTGCACATGGAGCTAGGGCTGAATTTTTCAAATTCCAGGCATCTGGGTAAACCAGTCCATGAGATTCTCAGAGTGCCATACCCGGTGTCTGAAAAGGGGACAAACAAACATGGCCTGGGAAACCCAATAGCAGTGCATGATAGTGCATTGTGTGCTTGGGCTACCAATCTCTTCTTAAAGAGAAGCATTAGTAGAGAAAGGAGACACGCACCCTACAGAGAGGGAGCCCGGAAGGAGAGAGGTGGCAGATACCCCTGagacagaggagagccaggaaggAGAGAGCCCAGCGGAGGAATCGCCGTGCTGCAGATAACTCACGCCAAGGGGAGATGGTGGACTGCTATATCCAGGTTGGCCTCCATCATAGCTCACGCTAGGTCGACTGGAGCTGCTGAGAGAAAGAAATGATGCCACCAGGAAACAAACCTAGTTATTGCTAGGAAAAAGCCATATCTctcagacagggatggggaaactgtggccctctagatattgctggactacagctcccatcatccctgaccattagccatgctggctggggctgattggtaCTGAAAGTCCACCAACAACTGaaaggccacatgttccccatgcctgctctaAAGAACTGTGTGCTACTTCTATCACAAAAGGGTCTTCTGCCCAACACACAGGTATCATGTACAAAATAAGAAAGATGGGGGTTCGTGCCCAGGCATGGCCATTCCAAATGCATTGGCTATACTTTTGAGTGCATAGAAAATAGAGACTTCTAGATTTCATGCTCCAAGCATCGTCATAGCCCATCCAAAAGTAATTTCCTCTGACTGGTCAACTGCTCAAATAAGTTCTGAGTTGCTACCATTCATGACACCATCCTAGGATTTAAGATAACAGATTTCACAGAGACTATAGTTGGGAgaagcatgctcagttctaacCACTGAATTCACttttcactgagttcagtgagacttactctcaTGTATGGAATGCACAGGACTGTAGCCTTAAACTGTGACAACTTCAGTTTCCATTAATAAATCACTGGAATAATTTAGCTCTGCTATAGCCAAgcgtgaacaaataaataattgccAGCAAGTCCCCATCTAGGCACATTACTTTAATTTCCCTGGTACTATTCCACAGCTGCTGACCCGCATCCCATTTCAGTTCTTGACATTACAGCATGCACTCTACAATATTTTGCAAAGCTAACCTTCCAAGATTACATGGAACAAATCTGAACCTCACCTGTCCCTAGAGAGTAAATCTAAGTTCCTCTCCATTGCTCTTGCTGGTTGCTCAGATTCAGGCAGATGCTGACCATTTGAACTTGTGATTTCCTCCTTGTTCCTTGACAATCTGCTCTCCTCAACGTCACAAGAGATTCTGTAGGTAGGACCCTCCAAT
This DNA window, taken from Rhineura floridana isolate rRhiFlo1 chromosome 2, rRhiFlo1.hap2, whole genome shotgun sequence, encodes the following:
- the TNKS1BP1 gene encoding 182 kDa tankyrase-1-binding protein isoform X1 translates to MLSSESRPGNVMDSNSQSLCSPFPCTAANGQRGPKQPSSSPEIEDVRPKPPVKPKPWVLPKPAMPVKPVPGLRQALSEVPSAEKINLLAGPKPYSSGACNAVKRLSFSLKTPARESTNGKEVLSPFSTIAKPSGDGEVAGPTKKSTAVEGASGEESGESSSLRKGTVPFKVKPVPVAAKPERFPGTTVEEILAKMEKPNKEGVNSPDRPRLVRSFFSQDGSTAVHLGPKGYAAFRRCSSGEGSEMELEGPTYRISCDVEESRLSRNKEEITSSNGQHLPESEQPARAMERNLDLLSRDSSSSRPSVSYDGGQPGYSSPPSPLGDSFPKTYQPLTKLSSGVTPGSPNAVAEPAQPPGAPHFPADVLSTEAQLPPGSPDAPTDLLESPVEVSLGLVQAPGSPMALSDPCPPGSPSSSIKTFLGHSQPSGLKGLSEKCPEVCLLPGPSASLTHPLAELSLEPRSGLQGVSESPGSPSTPSEYYVASDKPPGSPSRTQDTSLLSRDQDSLKNQSPMLPLEDKDPQLSQVLLRRASEGVLQPRGKKIVREELGGSLAVLPRVGGPPLEQAAGGESNWSLSQSFEWAFPTRTLEFGGKRLGSPPRSPIKESDDTDQLEAELGRMSLSPKGSYEKRDSESRRRGGGETEAYGSFPCLSDSRGSQGSQRKPEGQPESLSTLEVSAPGGPSAQRKLISPKLQGPIVAAEGGCEEEHDGFLPFLPAPEEAALRAMEPLPSVEQAAPPAEPCILFLEDAQMQMAASCQEDDGALGLTQEGKMGGADPLSGTDPDSGSHWLDELLASPPPSADDTKRSTPKSEEPTGSEDLLGWSRKDLCSEFGIVEVDRSATFGMGWAAGVGKVVWPGEMEQDREFGTGTQDWVSSYSVSDAKRQDMEFGASQQDWTRGTPSQSNSEPGQEEWLTAYGSNCADQKIEESDWSSTYSISTAESQDRELYMRKPGWPRLCSNDNNQESSTFAPEKMGWNSAYDVGVSERTDWLNKYSEENASCLESKVDTKLSDESVKYGTDSHQDTELDVRHSEGPSDPSAKTVGSQDATFNASQLGWPSDSSARQVLSEFSAHQVEQLSGYTANHLESQISTQQRLRPNTYGFDDDNCQESELNVKQSNWPSSYDMGLAQSQDGEFSAEKPDGASECDDSRTGWERELGVANRGSATEFEAGDLKFCARKPVWADDYSLSETDTHGSDFAGGRRDWIRDTDLSATEQKKQLGAIGKDLAESCGPLELQSLRVTVDLDETAGSLIGEAGGLITVAMDEPRGVGEGQPEWTQDLGLRGMDLSSDLKVGSPDTSKNHAEKQPYWSPSLGLETLSASSDARTLDPEETREPGVGQADLAYGSGTGSMEVSDLRPKALDGAEEVGLIQTDWTAATGVKHEDHSYQFAATGLDGDEMQHPGATGDSGERRKFHRQRLSSPSRLLEEMVSDSAVKEVAHQKRPASFHSCHSEKERGLSGWCNNQGPAAERAKGLPVPAEEDGKALSAADSQLASGNGSQPPVEPRVLSHPEQNGSQVAWPILQEGHASEGAEAPTEENFIFLEDTEVLDNTMYRDRANLGRKRGHRAPATRTGGTLSESDRDSWMFKDSTEPRIASAVSDEEAPEEPRSRKSRISPLSKGVKVPLFPGLNPSALKAKLRGRNRSVEEGDPQSEAKETHVQRSKSCKIANITGKPLVLPPKPEKSSGSETSSPNWLQVLKLKKKKS
- the TNKS1BP1 gene encoding 182 kDa tankyrase-1-binding protein isoform X2, with amino-acid sequence MLSSESRPGNVMDSNSQSLCSPFPCTAANGQRGPKQPSSSPEIEDVRPKPPVKPKPWVLPKPAMPVKPVPGLRQALSEVPSAEKINLLAGPKPYSSGACNAVKRLSFSLKTPARESTNGKEVLSPFSTIAKPSGDGEVAGPTKKSTAVEGASGEESGESSSLRKGTVPFKVKPVPVAAKPERFPGTTVEEILAKMEKPNKEGVNSPDRPRLVRSFFSQDGSTAVHLGPKGYAAFRRCSSGEGSEMELEGPTYRISCDVEESRLSRNKEEITSSNGQHLPESEQPARAMERNLDLLSRDSSSRPSVSYDGGQPGYSSPPSPLGDSFPKTYQPLTKLSSGVTPGSPNAVAEPAQPPGAPHFPADVLSTEAQLPPGSPDAPTDLLESPVEVSLGLVQAPGSPMALSDPCPPGSPSSSIKTFLGHSQPSGLKGLSEKCPEVCLLPGPSASLTHPLAELSLEPRSGLQGVSESPGSPSTPSEYYVASDKPPGSPSRTQDTSLLSRDQDSLKNQSPMLPLEDKDPQLSQVLLRRASEGVLQPRGKKIVREELGGSLAVLPRVGGPPLEQAAGGESNWSLSQSFEWAFPTRTLEFGGKRLGSPPRSPIKESDDTDQLEAELGRMSLSPKGSYEKRDSESRRRGGGETEAYGSFPCLSDSRGSQGSQRKPEGQPESLSTLEVSAPGGPSAQRKLISPKLQGPIVAAEGGCEEEHDGFLPFLPAPEEAALRAMEPLPSVEQAAPPAEPCILFLEDAQMQMAASCQEDDGALGLTQEGKMGGADPLSGTDPDSGSHWLDELLASPPPSADDTKRSTPKSEEPTGSEDLLGWSRKDLCSEFGIVEVDRSATFGMGWAAGVGKVVWPGEMEQDREFGTGTQDWVSSYSVSDAKRQDMEFGASQQDWTRGTPSQSNSEPGQEEWLTAYGSNCADQKIEESDWSSTYSISTAESQDRELYMRKPGWPRLCSNDNNQESSTFAPEKMGWNSAYDVGVSERTDWLNKYSEENASCLESKVDTKLSDESVKYGTDSHQDTELDVRHSEGPSDPSAKTVGSQDATFNASQLGWPSDSSARQVLSEFSAHQVEQLSGYTANHLESQISTQQRLRPNTYGFDDDNCQESELNVKQSNWPSSYDMGLAQSQDGEFSAEKPDGASECDDSRTGWERELGVANRGSATEFEAGDLKFCARKPVWADDYSLSETDTHGSDFAGGRRDWIRDTDLSATEQKKQLGAIGKDLAESCGPLELQSLRVTVDLDETAGSLIGEAGGLITVAMDEPRGVGEGQPEWTQDLGLRGMDLSSDLKVGSPDTSKNHAEKQPYWSPSLGLETLSASSDARTLDPEETREPGVGQADLAYGSGTGSMEVSDLRPKALDGAEEVGLIQTDWTAATGVKHEDHSYQFAATGLDGDEMQHPGATGDSGERRKFHRQRLSSPSRLLEEMVSDSAVKEVAHQKRPASFHSCHSEKERGLSGWCNNQGPAAERAKGLPVPAEEDGKALSAADSQLASGNGSQPPVEPRVLSHPEQNGSQVAWPILQEGHASEGAEAPTEENFIFLEDTEVLDNTMYRDRANLGRKRGHRAPATRTGGTLSESDRDSWMFKDSTEPRIASAVSDEEAPEEPRSRKSRISPLSKGVKVPLFPGLNPSALKAKLRGRNRSVEEGDPQSEAKETHVQRSKSCKIANITGKPLVLPPKPEKSSGSETSSPNWLQVLKLKKKKS